From Yersinia hibernica, a single genomic window includes:
- the gspL gene encoding type II secretion system protein GspL, producing MNNSKSIGLLEGTLIIRFGSHVSDPIYWYTTTEEGKNRECGRIDNHAELNSISSFFHYDVKILVSSSFIIFRKIKLISQEVLNKECSIAFSMEPTIVSNIDGFHIVVLKSDNYFCYVTAVEHELMSLWLGWLEDVGIDTSIMIPDVLTLPFDGDNYFSIKLDNEWLTRDSEVSGFVLRDNIFKRLCLSSCFSGDGNTFNPTYSDEVNSHSTNYCDVLRIMVENIENSNANLLSGRYHRHNKQMIKTYSFSRTIYLCFLLSIFVFLNSWCDRSNILRDIYMLNEALQIFHAQYPLLHHYMNNDNVNYGVYSQENSMVKPEFISLLHAANMSVDKLDVILNSISFNNEHNKIIFNIDGFDRGEMLLNLINEENKYLNVSETSNDDRTSNVIFECCL from the coding sequence ATGAATAATAGCAAGAGTATTGGCCTCCTTGAGGGGACACTAATTATTAGGTTCGGCAGTCATGTAAGTGATCCCATCTATTGGTATACAACAACGGAAGAGGGCAAGAATAGAGAATGTGGCCGAATAGATAATCATGCGGAATTAAACAGCATTTCTTCATTTTTCCATTATGATGTAAAAATTCTAGTTTCATCGAGTTTTATTATTTTTAGGAAAATTAAGTTAATAAGTCAGGAAGTTTTAAATAAAGAGTGCTCAATTGCATTTTCTATGGAACCAACCATTGTTAGTAATATAGATGGCTTTCATATAGTGGTATTAAAATCGGACAATTATTTTTGTTATGTAACCGCAGTCGAACATGAATTAATGAGTCTTTGGTTGGGATGGTTAGAGGATGTCGGTATAGATACCAGTATTATGATACCAGATGTATTAACACTACCATTTGATGGTGATAATTATTTCTCAATAAAACTAGATAACGAATGGTTAACAAGGGACAGTGAGGTTTCAGGTTTTGTACTCAGAGATAATATATTTAAAAGGTTATGTTTATCGTCCTGTTTCTCTGGTGATGGTAATACATTTAACCCCACTTATAGTGATGAAGTAAATTCGCATTCTACAAATTATTGCGATGTATTACGCATTATGGTAGAAAACATTGAAAATAGTAATGCAAATTTACTGAGTGGCCGATATCATCGGCATAATAAACAGATGATTAAAACCTATTCTTTTTCCAGAACCATTTATTTGTGTTTTTTATTATCTATATTTGTTTTTTTAAATTCTTGGTGTGATAGAAGTAATATATTAAGAGATATTTATATGCTAAATGAAGCGTTGCAAATTTTCCATGCTCAGTATCCATTATTACATCACTATATGAATAACGATAATGTTAATTATGGGGTTTACTCACAAGAGAATAGTATGGTTAAACCAGAATTTATTAGTTTGTTGCATGCTGCAAATATGTCTGTAGACAAGTTAGATGTTATTCTCAATAGTATTTCTTTTAATAATGAACATAATAAAATAATTTTTAATATAGATGGGTTTGATAGGGGTGAGATGCTATTAAATTTAATAAATGAAGAAAATAAATATTTAAATGTTAGTGAAACATCTAATGACGATAGAACTAGCAATGTTATATTTGAATGCTGTCTATGA
- a CDS encoding MBL fold metallo-hydrolase: protein MPNKTLLPVAFASLTAFAAISTANAAEQLKMEVYNPGEKSIFPVSSEIISGKTEVALIDAQFQRNDAEVLVKKIQQSGKKLTTIYISQADPDFYFGLDVITKAFPQAKVIATPQTIEEIKATKDGKIAYWGPILKENAPTQIIVPQALRGNSFTVDGQKINVEGLDGPSPEKTFVWIPSLKAVVGGVAVSGNIHLWVADTQTAESRQNWLTTLEKIKALQPVTVVPGHYLDNAPQTLESVTFTQRYLTTLNTEIPKAKDSTALIATMKKHYPELKDESSLELSAKVLKNEMKWPQ, encoded by the coding sequence ATGCCAAATAAAACTCTATTGCCAGTGGCCTTTGCTAGCCTGACAGCTTTCGCTGCTATATCAACGGCTAATGCTGCTGAACAACTCAAAATGGAAGTCTATAACCCGGGAGAAAAAAGCATCTTCCCTGTTTCCTCTGAAATTATCAGCGGTAAAACGGAAGTCGCGCTGATTGATGCACAATTTCAGCGTAATGATGCCGAAGTGTTGGTAAAGAAAATTCAGCAAAGTGGCAAAAAACTGACCACGATTTATATCAGTCAGGCAGACCCAGATTTCTATTTCGGCTTGGATGTTATTACCAAGGCATTTCCACAAGCCAAGGTAATCGCAACACCGCAAACTATTGAAGAAATTAAAGCCACTAAAGACGGGAAAATAGCTTACTGGGGGCCAATTTTGAAAGAAAATGCCCCGACACAAATCATTGTGCCGCAAGCACTACGTGGTAATAGTTTTACGGTTGACGGGCAAAAAATTAATGTCGAGGGCTTAGATGGGCCATCACCCGAAAAAACCTTTGTCTGGATCCCATCATTAAAAGCCGTGGTCGGGGGAGTTGCCGTTTCAGGTAATATTCATTTATGGGTTGCAGATACTCAGACCGCCGAATCACGCCAGAACTGGCTGACAACACTGGAAAAAATCAAAGCCTTACAACCCGTCACTGTTGTTCCGGGGCATTATCTTGATAACGCACCACAAACATTAGAATCAGTGACCTTCACTCAACGCTATTTGACGACGTTAAATACAGAGATTCCTAAAGCAAAAGACTCTACAGCACTGATCGCCACGATGAAAAAACATTATCCTGAGCTGAAAGATGAATCCAGCCTGGAATTAAGCGCTAAGGTGCTTAAAAATGAAATGAAATGGCCGCAATAA
- a CDS encoding MFS transporter produces the protein MPVALLALALSAFAIGTTEFVIMGLLPQVAGDLHISIPTAGWLISGYALGVAIGAPIMAVVTAKLPRKKTLLLLMVIFIVGNLMCALAYSYDFLMLARVITALSHGAFFGIGAVVAANLVAPNRRASAVALMFTGLTLANVLGVPLGTALGQAFGWRSTFWVVSVIGLFSLAALYRKLPSAQEEAPTELRKEIAALRGGGIWLSLLMTVFFAAAMFALFTYIAPILTEVTQVSEHGVSWTLLLMGVGLTLGNIVGGRLADWRLSVSLTMTFLLIAIFSALFSWTSYSLLAAEVTLFLWSAAAFSAVPALQINVVTYGKKAPNLVSTLNIAAFNVGNALGAWVGGVVITQGLGLTAVPLAAAALAMMGLLLCLFTFSRASASKVTSA, from the coding sequence ATGCCTGTTGCGCTGTTGGCATTAGCACTGAGTGCTTTCGCTATTGGTACCACTGAGTTTGTCATTATGGGGTTGTTGCCCCAAGTGGCGGGTGATTTGCACATCTCGATTCCAACCGCGGGTTGGCTAATCAGCGGCTATGCGCTGGGAGTTGCTATCGGCGCACCTATTATGGCTGTTGTGACGGCCAAATTACCGCGTAAAAAGACACTGTTGTTATTAATGGTGATTTTTATTGTCGGTAACCTGATGTGTGCGCTGGCATACAGTTATGACTTCCTGATGTTAGCTCGGGTTATTACGGCGTTGAGCCATGGGGCCTTTTTTGGTATTGGTGCCGTGGTTGCCGCGAATTTGGTGGCTCCGAATCGACGGGCATCTGCGGTGGCGTTGATGTTTACCGGCCTAACACTTGCCAATGTGCTGGGCGTACCTTTGGGCACCGCTTTGGGGCAAGCTTTTGGCTGGCGCTCGACATTCTGGGTTGTTTCAGTTATCGGCTTATTCTCATTGGCCGCACTTTATCGCAAGTTGCCCTCTGCTCAAGAGGAAGCCCCGACCGAGTTACGTAAGGAAATTGCAGCATTGCGCGGTGGCGGTATCTGGTTATCTTTGCTGATGACGGTCTTTTTTGCCGCCGCCATGTTTGCTCTCTTTACTTATATCGCGCCAATTTTGACTGAAGTAACTCAGGTTTCTGAACACGGGGTCAGCTGGACATTATTGTTGATGGGGGTGGGTCTGACGTTGGGGAATATTGTTGGCGGGCGACTGGCCGATTGGCGCTTATCTGTGAGTCTGACGATGACATTCTTACTCATTGCAATATTTTCCGCCCTATTTAGTTGGACCAGCTACTCATTATTAGCAGCGGAAGTGACACTATTTTTATGGTCTGCTGCGGCATTCTCTGCCGTACCTGCCTTGCAAATTAATGTAGTCACTTACGGCAAAAAAGCGCCTAACTTGGTCTCAACACTGAACATTGCGGCCTTTAATGTGGGCAATGCGCTGGGGGCATGGGTCGGCGGCGTGGTGATTACTCAAGGATTGGGATTGACGGCAGTCCCGCTGGCTGCCGCCGCACTGGCGATGATGGGGTTACTGCTATGCCTGTTTACCTTTTCGCGCGCAAGCGCCAGTAAGGTCACATCAGCTTAA
- a CDS encoding DsbA family protein gives MTATKLHYIYDPLCGWCYGAAPLVQAAQKIPNLLLVLHGGGMMSGENRRQIDSQWRGYVMPHDLRIAQLTGQTFGDNYFNNLLNDTSAIMDSTPPIAAILAADKLAARGAEMLHRIQHAHYVEGRRIAEVPVLTELATEMGLDSDSFINAYSTALATSSQHIAESRTLLAQVHGHGFPTFALEDQQGKIVPLPASKYYGNPSGWRDWLKSIMAH, from the coding sequence ATGACCGCCACAAAGTTACATTACATTTATGATCCACTCTGTGGCTGGTGTTACGGTGCTGCGCCACTGGTACAAGCCGCACAAAAAATTCCTAATCTTTTACTGGTATTACACGGCGGCGGAATGATGTCTGGCGAGAATCGTCGCCAGATAGATAGCCAATGGCGCGGTTATGTTATGCCTCATGACCTACGTATTGCACAGCTTACTGGGCAAACTTTTGGCGACAATTATTTTAATAATTTACTGAATGACACTTCGGCAATAATGGATTCCACTCCACCTATTGCCGCTATCCTGGCGGCCGACAAACTTGCCGCCCGAGGTGCAGAAATGCTGCATCGCATCCAGCACGCACATTATGTTGAAGGCCGCCGTATCGCTGAGGTACCGGTATTAACAGAACTCGCGACAGAAATGGGATTAGATAGTGACTCATTTATTAATGCCTACAGTACAGCTCTGGCGACATCCAGCCAACATATTGCTGAAAGCCGTACATTACTTGCTCAAGTACATGGCCACGGTTTCCCTACCTTTGCACTGGAAGACCAGCAGGGGAAAATAGTGCCCCTGCCTGCCAGCAAGTATTATGGAAACCCGTCTGGCTGGCGTGACTGGCTAAAAAGTATTATGGCACATTAA
- the gspG gene encoding type II secretion system major pseudopilin GspG, with the protein MVNIKSYGFTLLEMMVIIIILGLLASLTIPSVMSNKNRADQQKALIDIVAIENTLDMYKLDNGYYPTESQGLVSLVTKPTDLPIPRVYPKSGYIKRLPKDPWGNPYQMINPGRHEDIDIFSAGPDREVGTDDDIGNWLTSLVTREKDNS; encoded by the coding sequence ATGGTAAATATTAAGTCGTACGGCTTTACATTATTAGAAATGATGGTGATTATTATTATATTAGGTTTGCTTGCTAGCCTAACAATCCCTAGTGTCATGTCTAATAAGAATAGAGCTGACCAGCAAAAAGCATTAATCGATATTGTCGCGATAGAGAATACATTAGATATGTACAAGTTGGATAATGGTTATTATCCCACTGAGTCACAAGGCCTTGTTTCGTTAGTTACTAAGCCGACAGATTTACCCATACCTCGAGTTTATCCTAAGAGTGGTTACATTAAGCGATTGCCCAAAGATCCATGGGGTAATCCCTATCAAATGATTAACCCCGGTAGACATGAGGATATTGATATATTCTCTGCCGGGCCAGATCGAGAAGTCGGGACTGACGATGATATAGGAAATTGGTTAACATCGTTAGTGACGAGGGAAAAGGATAATAGCTAA
- a CDS encoding prepilin peptidase, translating to MIFDMDYLSCFLFYSVVGLCVGSFLNVIIYRLPIMILDIDPKDRVNNRESHILKSRFNLFFPRSFCPDCYKNLPLRYNIPLFGWLLLRGVTECCHQKINPRYVCVELLTAISTLTTVFVVKDTYLVFCSLLLVWSLIVLTFIDLEHYLLPDCITLALLWCGLILNINNTFSTLSFSVLGAAMGYIFLWLPYFIFKFFKNVEGMGYGDFKLMAALGAWFGITSIPYLVFFSSFFGITAYIITNFFLNKKIDYIAFGPYISLAGVGYLFLGEYINLLLQ from the coding sequence ATGATTTTTGATATGGATTATTTAAGTTGTTTTTTATTTTACTCCGTAGTTGGGCTATGTGTTGGGAGCTTTTTAAATGTTATTATTTATCGCCTTCCTATTATGATTCTTGATATCGATCCTAAGGATAGAGTAAATAATAGAGAATCCCATATTTTAAAAAGTAGGTTTAATTTATTTTTTCCAAGATCTTTCTGTCCGGACTGTTATAAAAATTTACCGCTTAGATACAACATTCCTTTATTCGGTTGGTTGCTTTTGCGTGGTGTGACTGAATGTTGTCATCAGAAAATAAACCCTCGATATGTGTGTGTCGAACTCTTGACGGCTATTTCAACATTGACTACTGTTTTTGTTGTGAAAGATACTTACTTAGTTTTTTGCAGCCTATTATTAGTTTGGTCTCTTATTGTTTTGACCTTTATCGATTTAGAACATTATCTTCTTCCCGATTGTATTACGTTGGCATTGCTATGGTGTGGACTCATCCTTAATATAAATAATACTTTTTCAACATTATCATTTTCTGTCCTTGGGGCAGCAATGGGGTATATATTCTTATGGTTACCCTATTTTATATTTAAATTTTTCAAGAATGTTGAGGGGATGGGATATGGGGACTTTAAGCTAATGGCAGCCTTAGGCGCTTGGTTTGGCATAACCTCCATACCTTATTTAGTCTTTTTTTCTTCTTTTTTTGGTATTACTGCATACATTATTACTAATTTTTTTCTTAATAAGAAAATAGATTATATAGCTTTTGGCCCTTATATCTCTTTAGCCGGAGTTGGATATCTTTTTTTAGGTGAGTATATTAATTTATTGCTTCAATAA
- the gspI gene encoding type II secretion system minor pseudopilin GspI produces the protein MRYCTGFTLLESILSLAIFSIVGIGIMVVMSEQLIRVKTLEDKVMASWVADNIIAEINLAKIAQTENWLRGHDVMSNKVWYWQSREIKTQSIGIITVEVRSQEGSRTPDYILQGYRALDE, from the coding sequence TTGCGATATTGCACGGGTTTTACATTATTAGAGTCTATACTCTCACTGGCTATTTTTTCTATTGTTGGCATAGGTATTATGGTTGTTATGAGTGAACAACTAATACGAGTGAAAACATTAGAAGATAAAGTAATGGCCTCTTGGGTTGCAGATAATATTATAGCGGAAATTAATTTAGCAAAGATAGCTCAAACTGAAAATTGGCTACGTGGACATGATGTTATGAGTAATAAAGTATGGTATTGGCAATCACGAGAAATAAAGACTCAATCTATTGGCATCATTACAGTCGAAGTTCGTAGTCAGGAAGGTAGCCGTACTCCTGATTATATCTTGCAAGGATATCGTGCTCTTGATGAATAA
- the gspJ gene encoding type II secretion system minor pseudopilin GspJ, protein MNKKFIQGFTLLEVLLALMIFTLISLIVYQTIAVTSKVSINVNKKLKQINRLQRVIGMLERDISHTIIYSTPQVNNMIINGIKIDGFLLESDDFGVLLLCDIGISTDMIYYEQSQVLGYRLINNSLEKLSYNLDGKQLQVSKILDGVTAFRIQAYHKNRWQKEWNESAYLPEGVELVIELENIGTVKRVIMLLNHSL, encoded by the coding sequence ATGAATAAAAAATTCATCCAAGGTTTTACATTGTTGGAGGTTTTATTGGCTCTAATGATTTTTACTCTGATAAGTTTAATTGTTTACCAGACTATAGCGGTTACCAGTAAAGTAAGCATTAACGTTAATAAGAAATTAAAACAAATAAATAGATTACAGCGAGTTATTGGCATGTTAGAACGTGATATCTCACATACAATTATATATTCTACCCCACAAGTTAATAACATGATTATTAATGGTATTAAAATAGATGGATTTCTCTTAGAGAGTGATGACTTTGGGGTTTTACTTTTATGTGATATTGGTATTAGTACTGACATGATTTATTATGAACAATCACAAGTATTAGGGTATCGGTTAATCAATAATAGCTTGGAAAAGCTGTCGTATAATTTAGATGGAAAACAACTTCAAGTTTCTAAAATTCTTGATGGTGTTACTGCATTTCGTATTCAGGCTTACCATAAAAATAGATGGCAAAAGGAGTGGAATGAGTCAGCCTATCTACCGGAGGGGGTTGAGTTGGTTATTGAGCTAGAAAATATTGGAACAGTAAAAAGAGTTATTATGCTATTAAATCATTCCCTTTAA
- a CDS encoding LysR family transcriptional regulator, producing the protein MDRITAAEVFVAIVERGSMIAAAEALEMSRAMVTRYLAEMEQWAGARLLHRTTRKLSLTHAGEATLARCRHMLEFAKEMDSIAGQENDELRGLLRLSCSQSLGQSALVIAVTDYLRRHPQVAVDLQMNNRAVNLVEERIDLALRITNDLDPNLIARRLSTCYSVVCAAPDYLSAKGVPKHPQDLAVHNCLTYSYFGKSLWHFEQQGVKSSVAVGGNLSANESVVLLSGALEGAGVTLQPSYSAAPYIASGELIRLLPDYQPQAMGIYGIYTSRRQMPATLRSMLDFLVEWFASHPLPI; encoded by the coding sequence ATGGATAGGATCACGGCAGCTGAGGTTTTTGTCGCCATTGTCGAGCGGGGCAGTATGATTGCCGCCGCCGAGGCCTTGGAGATGTCGCGGGCAATGGTGACCCGTTACTTGGCCGAGATGGAGCAATGGGCAGGGGCGCGTTTATTGCATCGGACAACCCGAAAATTGAGTCTGACTCATGCTGGTGAGGCGACCTTAGCACGTTGCCGGCATATGCTTGAATTTGCTAAGGAGATGGATTCAATTGCGGGGCAGGAAAATGATGAATTGCGCGGTTTGTTGCGTCTGAGCTGTTCTCAGTCTCTCGGACAAAGTGCATTGGTAATTGCCGTCACAGACTATTTACGCCGTCATCCACAAGTTGCAGTGGACTTACAAATGAATAACCGGGCAGTCAATTTGGTGGAAGAGCGCATTGATTTGGCATTGCGCATTACTAATGATTTAGACCCCAACTTAATTGCTCGTCGGCTTTCGACTTGTTATTCAGTTGTTTGTGCCGCGCCAGATTATTTATCCGCCAAGGGAGTCCCAAAACATCCGCAAGACTTGGCCGTCCACAACTGCCTGACCTACTCCTATTTTGGTAAAAGTTTATGGCACTTTGAGCAGCAGGGCGTTAAATCATCTGTAGCGGTAGGGGGAAATCTAAGCGCCAATGAATCAGTCGTTTTGCTCAGTGGCGCATTAGAGGGAGCTGGTGTCACTTTGCAGCCCAGTTATTCCGCTGCACCTTATATTGCCAGTGGGGAGTTAATAAGATTATTGCCAGATTATCAGCCACAGGCGATGGGAATTTATGGTATTTATACTTCGCGCCGACAAATGCCGGCCACATTAAGGTCGATGCTAGATTTTTTGGTAGAGTGGTTTGCCAGCCACCCGCTACCTATTTGA
- a CDS encoding winged helix-turn-helix domain-containing protein → MNEIIIGDIIFTPLKRTLSKMGRIVKIRNKESEILSLLCSHYPTALSREDIEEKVWKGSYLTDNTLTQTISNLRNALDDKEHELVITIPKKGYCIGIKPDFTVQVTATDSQLTNVNISNSSKDRIIKSPSRSIPVLGKIAIFTVFCLCLFVSFYITSYSYQVNIISVKKLPILVNLSEISDKNFLSSYNKHPYVFLKKQKNGEYTACKYQTGVLACEKK, encoded by the coding sequence ATGAATGAAATAATTATAGGGGATATTATTTTTACTCCATTGAAAAGAACTCTTAGTAAAATGGGTAGGATAGTCAAGATAAGAAATAAAGAATCAGAGATATTATCCTTGCTATGCTCTCACTACCCAACTGCTCTTTCTCGTGAGGATATTGAAGAGAAAGTATGGAAGGGAAGTTACCTTACCGATAATACATTAACACAAACCATTAGTAATTTGCGCAATGCTCTGGATGATAAAGAGCATGAGCTAGTTATTACTATCCCCAAAAAAGGATATTGTATTGGTATTAAACCTGATTTTACGGTTCAGGTAACAGCAACAGACTCGCAACTAACTAATGTTAATATCTCAAATAGTTCTAAAGATAGAATTATTAAATCACCTTCTAGATCTATTCCCGTTTTAGGGAAAATTGCTATTTTTACAGTTTTTTGTCTTTGTCTATTTGTATCATTCTATATTACATCTTACAGCTATCAGGTAAATATTATTAGTGTTAAAAAACTACCGATCCTAGTGAACTTAAGTGAGATCAGTGATAAGAATTTTTTATCTTCTTATAATAAACATCCTTATGTCTTTTTAAAAAAGCAAAAGAATGGTGAATATACTGCTTGTAAATACCAGACTGGGGTACTAGCATGCGAAAAAAAATAA
- a CDS encoding general secretion pathway protein GspK — protein sequence MQQRGIALLLVLSTVFLISIMLSTTYFYLSDAILVGEKSKRRQFEKQLLLGAESILLNFILKKSSTKEYSIDLAELLLNPLNIIRLDDQEISYRLIDMTNCFNVNTLNYYSDSIDNNVLYPWLVLRNILQLNKITSSELNEIIEKLNNHLPANPSLMSIEYDHNYMGDSLQLSNSINKLLNINDVDFLKIAPLFCSRQDNTLLININMLEFTHGKLVQAVLMNTINESDTSKLILSKPDKGWETVELFFNFIVKKSAVDINKVNLLLENRMLNFSHDEFYFMSTFKLVKEDGNYQLISFFHGKGKNITVLRRRLISNE from the coding sequence GTGCAACAACGCGGTATTGCTCTGTTACTGGTTTTATCTACTGTTTTTCTGATAAGTATAATGCTTTCTACAACTTATTTTTATCTATCCGATGCTATTTTGGTAGGTGAAAAAAGTAAAAGGAGACAATTTGAAAAACAGTTGTTACTCGGCGCGGAAAGTATACTTTTAAATTTTATCTTAAAGAAAAGCTCAACTAAGGAGTATTCTATTGATCTTGCTGAACTGTTATTAAATCCGCTGAATATTATCAGGTTAGATGACCAAGAGATAAGTTATAGACTAATTGATATGACCAACTGTTTTAATGTAAATACTCTTAATTACTACTCCGATAGTATTGATAATAATGTACTTTACCCGTGGTTAGTGCTAAGAAACATCTTGCAGTTAAACAAGATAACGTCGTCAGAACTCAATGAGATAATAGAAAAATTAAATAACCATCTCCCTGCTAATCCGAGCCTAATGAGTATTGAGTATGATCATAATTATATGGGGGATTCTCTGCAATTGAGTAATTCAATTAATAAATTACTCAATATTAATGACGTGGATTTTTTGAAAATAGCACCGTTATTTTGCTCTAGGCAAGATAATACATTACTAATTAATATAAATATGCTTGAATTTACACACGGCAAGTTAGTACAAGCGGTTCTCATGAATACCATTAACGAAAGTGACACTTCGAAGTTAATATTATCTAAGCCTGATAAAGGATGGGAAACAGTTGAGTTATTCTTTAATTTTATTGTAAAAAAATCAGCAGTCGATATCAATAAGGTAAATCTATTACTAGAAAATAGGATGTTGAATTTTTCGCACGATGAATTTTACTTTATGTCTACCTTTAAATTAGTTAAGGAAGACGGTAATTACCAGTTGATCAGTTTTTTCCATGGGAAAGGGAAAAATATTACCGTGTTACGTCGGAGGCTTATTTCTAATGAATAA